From the genome of Pieris rapae chromosome 18, ilPieRapa1.1, whole genome shotgun sequence:
TCCCCTGATGCATCTTCAATATCTAGAAGCAAATTATTCTTAGATTCATCTTTGGAAGAACGCAGAACAATATCTTCATCATTCGTTTGCAAGTTTACATATGACAGGGATTTCCGTTTCTGTTCTAAGTCAAATATTTCCAAGTCCTcatcttcatcatcatcagatTCCATGGTGAGTGGTATCCGGGAGAGCTCAAGATTCTCCCGACGGTCGTCGGTGTGCAATACACCATATCTAAATTGGTTTGAATCGCCAGTACCATGTGCATTAGCAGCGTCAAACTTTTTGTGCttatttctgaaaaaaaaataagcctTATTAcctatctatttattaataaaatgcttttgccaaaaaattaaggtATAAAACCACAACTTCATGAGGTGTAACAATTAAAGTTTACTTCaatcatatatttcttttattaaacaagAAATGTATGAGAACAACTGTTACCAATAAACACAACTcaatcagaaaaaaataacacctataaatagatttcttcacAGTTATATACAGAATCTTAATATGCCAGCTTAACAGGTAGAAAAAGGTGGTTTTGTTGTGTgaagttattaattacagaATGTGAAGAAACAATcacctataaaatataaaatatgcaacAGCAAGTAAAGTCAATCCTCCAAATACAATAAGACCTCGCTTGATAACTCCTGGACTATTAATATCCACCATACTGGGCTCCTTACTGGTATTGTTAGTGGCTGCTGTATCTTCAATTTTCGAAACTGGTTGGGCCACTACCTTTGCTTCACTTGTTTTGGTGTCATTACCTGTAATATAAAAGACATACATTGAAAATGTTATAAGATGTGTATGTAATctgatttttctatataactaTAGCTAGTTGTTAGACCTATGTTATCTGCAAGATCCAGCATTATATTCAGCAgctaacattaaacaaaaattcacagaaaTTGTTACCCAATatctgtttataaaatttgtctaACATAAGATATGTTTcttctaaataataacatagcATACCTTGAACTATATCTGTCTTGGTGATATTCACTTGGTCCTTCACTGGTTCAAGTTTATCTTTTCTTAGTAAAGTTACTAGATCTGGTTTGGTATTTAAATCAGGACTTGGAATCAGGTCTTTATCTGCATTTGGTGCCTCATTGACAATCCCACCTTCCGTTTGTCCTAACATTGGCTTCAATTCTTGGGTTATTTTCTGTGACTCATTCTCAACTAGACTGAATGACTTCATACTGCCTTTCGCTTGCACTTCTGGTAGTACATCTCTTTTTATAATACCTGctgatacataaatattactattttataattcattgaTATCAAGCtttcattttatgtttaaacagAATTGCTTCACTTGTCTTAAACATCAaggaatacaaattaattcttgttaagttaaacaattaaattaagtaaataaattgtattagcCTTCTTGGTTACCTACTTAGTGTGTTTAAAGACGCTTTGTACTGAAACGGCCAGTTTTCGTAGTTATAATCATTCCGAACATAGTTTCCTTTCTCGTCGTTTGTAGTCGCACAACTCAAAAAGAACAACATCCATACCAGTTGAATAAccattttaaactatattttagaaattaagaTACAGATTTTGTTTCACACGTGTCGATTTATGATAAAAGAATTTTCctggttttaaaaatatcttcctGCTAACAATCAAAAATTCTTTGTAATGCACATGAGTTACCCATATTACAGATATAtcgtaattgtaaaaatacttGATAGAGAAACAATAACTGTAATtcgaatatataatttaatatttaattgccGATCGAAATTTtgcaaataatacaatattgttttagaagtttttaaataaattaaatgcgaACGTGCAAtgttactaaattattaacacttcAACTTTCAACTTTGCTAGTGTTGATAacttgacatttgacatataaatattactaatagaTATTTACATAGATAATGATGTCACAGTATTTtcttgtttcaaatattatatctttttggccattatattaaagaaaaattttcaGTTGAGTTGAGTCactattttctaaaaaaacgTATAAATTGTAGTAAAACTATTTATCCTCAAACACAAGTTTGCCTTAAAAAGTAGTACAGATAGCCTTTCAGATGAGTATGTCATTAGCTCCtaacatttcttaaaaaaaccataatatatatataaaaattcaagcaacatctttgtaataataaaaaataattcataaaatcagtggcaaattttataaatcaataagtGTAGAAACGTAGACGGCTTTAGAAATGTAGATTAAAACCTACTAACTGCAACTAGATGGAGCTACTTAAAACCTTAAAGAATGTGAATCAGTATCATAGTGTTGTTTTTGAACTGAGAGAGACTACAGATTGATTTTTGGTATattgttcattattttaataacatataggtataataataagttattaaaataatgaacaatATACCAAAAATCAATCTGTAGTCTCTCTCAGTTCAAAAACAACACTATGATACTGATTCACATTCTTTAAGGTTTTAAGTAGCTCCATCTAGTTGCAGTTAGTAGGTTTTAATCTACATTTCTAAAGCCGTCTACGTTTCTACACTTAACCATTTTTActccaagtttttttattgatgattTCAATCATATTTAAACTGCTCACCATCtctatcatttatatttgccttgtatatttgaataaaattggggaaaatttgtgttaaattgaaaaaaatcgataattagtaggtacttaattaaaattaaacactaaacttaaattaaataaaattaaacactacctttaaataatacacacaataaatcgttatcatttattattttatttactcaaatagacatttatattttataataatttaaagtagaGATTCCTAACATTTATTCTTGGTAAGTATGTAATTTAACATGGAGAAAACCACATAATTTGATAAACCTAAGATACATCAGTACATTTTCCAATAATCCGATCCTAAAATttgaacaaatatattattaaatcatactttaagatctatttatatacagtCCGTACGTGTGTTACGTACGAACTGTGTGTATGATATAGTGCTTGACGCCTTCGTTtaagtaatacaataataaacttataggTACAATGcctaagtaaattataaagacagcttataaaaatagattgcACATTAAGGTTGTTacgaaaatatttgtaaagacATTTCATGCaacagaattttatataattttgtttatctcGTTCGTAGATTGGcgaaatttacaaaaaaaggtcaacaattaattttacccTTTCAGCAAATACAAAACTagatttatacaatttcaatGCTAAATATAGAGCTTATAAAATGTTAGcgatgtattaaaaaaactgtattgtATGGCCCCTtgcaatcaaaatatatactcaATGTGGTTAAGCAGTATCCGTCATATTCCTGCACTCCTTGTGTTTTGATGTTCTGCTTATTAAGTACTTACAACATCTAAATACTATTCGTACGTAACATCCACATTCTActtatcttaaataatatgttggcaaatacatttttgaaactttaatattaaaatgcttaCGCAACTACTTTTTGAAATTGGAGAGCGTCGTGTTTGATGAAGGCCTTAGAAATTAATGGCCATTATTAAAAGTTCTTGTTACGTCTGAAAACTTTCTTAATACGTTGTTAATGTGATTTGAACTATCTCttctctatatttataaaattcttgtgccACAATGTTAGTTCCACAATGTTACTCCTctgaaacggctcgaccgatttttatgattttttttatccatAATCAGTAGCTCTTAACATCGGCTGCTATATCCGGGAGTTTAATCTGCCATTTTTCTACCTGCGcttaatatacctatattgAAATTGATAAACTACAATTGCTGTTCAAGTAGGCATAGGTTCAAGTAGGTTCAACGGCAACTAAAGTTTATCCATTTTCATGGATGTGAATTCAATCAACTCGAGTTTTGTTGCTGCTGTTCCAGATATTGCCGAGGGTCATGGCGGAGTGGAAGCAATGAAATACACAGAGGGGCAGAGTAAAGCGTTGTACGACGGACCAGGCGACGAAACCGTTCATGTCGAATTCAAccttgaaattaataaaaaaaatttcataaatataaccGGACTGGTATTAAGTCTAAAAgtataagtaagtaagtaaagtATGTAAAGTATTAAGTCTTAAGtaagtaaagttttaaaattataatatgtaatgtgATCTTAAAAATCGACGTCattgaaaagtaaaatattaaacagcaATAGAAACtataaaatgcttttaaattctttaagcGAGTTTAACTTATCCGACAATTATTGTCACTCCGGAAATGAACCCAGGATATTCGGGGCATGCTTACACAAAATATCAGAGGCCTGACTCCTTGATGCGTCCGAATTCCCTGATAATTCTTCATACGTCGTGCTTATAGATCTAATAGGTACAAGTACAAAAATAGGTTCTAAGCTATTTACTAACTTACCGGGCTATCCAGATCTTGCTGAGCCTTAATGGTGTATATGAGCCACATGATAACGTTGCAGATGAGCAGGAAGTTGACGGCTTGACGGGCTGGCTTGCCGCACTCTTGTTCTGGAAGAGGTACTTTACGCCTGGACACATCCGCAATGAAGTGTAGTTGAAGAAGCGCCTGGAAATAATTGAATTCCTTAGTCTTCCTTCGTGGCTCACAACAGAAAATGATACGATATTCTCACGGTTAATAAGTAACCATTTCCATACAGATTCTATGGGTGACCACAGGTAAAGTTATAGTCTAGGTACGTAAGTACGTAAGATACAGAACTGGACTTAACCTGAACTACGTCACTCGTATGTCAAAAGCCGGTACGTTTCAGACAAACGGGATACGCTGGGATGAGTGTCCATTCTGTTCCCTAGCTTTCGtagttagttataaaataatctttttgcATTTAATAGTTAATGATGTTGTTCGCGTTTGTGTTACAAAAGCTCATCTAGGTTAACAAAGTAATAGAAGACCGATCTCCAAGAAATCTCAATTGAGGGCCTGAaactttatttgaaaaatcaatgacactaattatttaatgtcttCTTACCTGTAGTACGGTCAAGGTTCCCGTAAacattataagaa
Proteins encoded in this window:
- the LOC111001249 gene encoding uncharacterized protein LOC111001249 isoform X2 codes for the protein MVIQLVWMLFFLSCATTNDEKGNYVRNDYNYENWPFQYKASLNTLSIIKRDVLPEVQAKGSMKSFSLVENESQKITQELKPMLGQTEGGIVNEAPNADKDLIPSPDLNTKPDLVTLLRKDKLEPVKDQVNITKTDIVQGNDTKTSEAKVVAQPVSKIEDTAATNNTSKEPSMVDINSPGVIKRGLIVFGGLTLLAVAYFIFYRNKHKKFDAANAHGTGDSNQFRYGVLHTDDRRENLELSRIPLTMESDDDEDEDLEIFDLEQKRKSLSYVNLQTNDEDIVLRSSKDESKNNLLLDIEDASGDQLINWSGTGSKSIL
- the LOC111001249 gene encoding uncharacterized protein LOC111001249 isoform X1, which translates into the protein MVIQLVWMLFFLSCATTNDEKGNYVRNDYNYENWPFQYKASLNTLTGIIKRDVLPEVQAKGSMKSFSLVENESQKITQELKPMLGQTEGGIVNEAPNADKDLIPSPDLNTKPDLVTLLRKDKLEPVKDQVNITKTDIVQGNDTKTSEAKVVAQPVSKIEDTAATNNTSKEPSMVDINSPGVIKRGLIVFGGLTLLAVAYFIFYRNKHKKFDAANAHGTGDSNQFRYGVLHTDDRRENLELSRIPLTMESDDDEDEDLEIFDLEQKRKSLSYVNLQTNDEDIVLRSSKDESKNNLLLDIEDASGDQLINWSGTGSKSIL